TCGACGACCTCAGCCCGAGAATCCCTTCGGTGAACTATTTCCTCCGCGGTCACGGCGGCGGGTGCACGTTCGAGGAGGGCTCGTCGTCGGGCCGCTGGGGCGACTACCTCTCCATCCGCGGCTGGCCCACGGGCGACGGTGTGTGGAACGCCACGACGTACGTACGCGACGACAACTCACCGAACTTCTGCCCTGATCGCCGCGCACGTGTGACCATCAAGAACGTCGCCTTCGGCCGCGAACGCGACCGCGGCAACTACGAGCGGTTCGCCAACTCCTGATTGACACCCGCACGGGCCGGGCCGCACAGAACCGCTGGTGCGGCCCCGGCCGTGGGGTGTGAGCTGGCCTGGGAAGAACTTCGGTCAGGTCAGCTTGCGGTAGTCGGTGGGCGACCAGCCGAGCATCGCCTCGATCCGGACCATGCCCGACTGCTCCAGCAGGGTGACCGGGTTGGCGCCGTCGAACCGGTAGAGGCCGGTGCCGGCGTCGCGGAACCGTGCGTACGACTGGTCGGCGTACCACTGCATCGCCTGGCGGTACGCGGGGTCCGGCCGAAGCGTGGACAGCTGCAGCAGGTTGGCGAAGAAGATCGCGTGGAAGCGGGCCGGCTGGGTGAAGTAGCGCTCGTTCTCGGCGTAGAACGCGAGCGCCTTCGTGGCGGTGTCGGCGGCCTGGTCGAGGTAGGCGCGGTTGCCGGTCGCGCGGTAGAGCAGGGCACCGGCACCGATCATGACGCCCTGGTTGTAGGACCACTGCGTCTTCTGGATGTTGCCGGCGAGGTCGACGTGGTCCCAGTACAGGCCGTTCGGGGCCAGCATGTAGGTGCGTGTCCAGTCGTACATCCGGGTGGACCACTCGAGGTAGCGCGGCTGCTTGGTGGCGAGGTAGAGGTGCAGGCCGACCTCGGCGCCGGGAGCGTTGGAGACGGTGTTGCGGTCCTGGCTCCAGGGCGCCTGGGTCCAGAACACCCCGCCGGGGCACGGGTGCGTCGGGTCGTCGTCCCAGCCGAACACCACCAGGTCGAAGATCTGAGCCGCGCGGCGCAGCGAGGGCGCGTGCCCGCCGGCCGTCATCAGGTGCCGCTGCAGGTCGGCCAGGCCGATCCACTCGTTGTCGTCGTAGAACTTGTCACCGCCCTGGCCGAGCGGCGGGCGCAGGTAGGAGTCGTAGCCGGGCGGGTCGGTCTGGTCGTTCCAGTACTTCTCCACCGCGGCGAACCGGTCCCGCACGTCGGCGGCGTACCGGGCGCCCACTCCCGGAAGGCCGGCCATGTCCTGGGTCGCCACCATCGCCTGGGAGAACGGCCAGACGTAGGAGTACGCGTTGCCGCCCGCGTGCGGGTACTCCTCCAGGTAGAGCGAGTTCGTGGGGTCGTAGAAGTACTTCTGCAGGGCGGTGTAGCTGGCCTGGGCGCGCCGGGCGTACCGGCTCAGGGTCGCCGTCGAAATCGTGTCGGCGTACGCAGGGGTGGACACCGCGCCGACCGCCGCGGTCGTGGCCGCGGCCACTCCGCCGAGCAGGACGGCCCGTCGCGACGGGGCGCTGAAATGCTGGGTCACGGGAAACCTCCGAGTCGATGTGCCGCCTGGCACGGGACTCAAAGTGCACCGGATATACCAACAAGTCAACGGCTGCTTTCGTCCGTATGCGGTCATCGCTGCTCTGCCACCAATCCCCTTGTGTGGTGGAGGATTGTGACCGAACGGGCACCGGATCGGATTGGTATGTCGGTGGCCCACAAATGGTATGTGAACGAAGTCTGGAGAGCCGGTGCCCGAGCACTTCCTGTACGAGCGCCTCTACGACTTCGTGCTGGAGGAGATCGCCGAGAGCCGGCTGCGTCCCGGCGACCGGGTGCCGTCGGAGACCGAGCTGGCCGAGCGGTTCGGCGTCAGCCGGATCACCTCCAAGCGGGCGCTGCGGATGCTCGCCGACGCCGGCGTGGTCGAACGTCAGCGCGGCAGGGGGTCGTTCGTGTCCGTCGACGCGCGAGGTGTGAAGGCCGTACGCGTGGCGGAGACCCCGGCGGCGCCGGCCGTTCGTGAACGCGCCGGAGGAACGGGATGCCTGGCGCTGCTGCTGCCCGACGCGTCCGAGACGTACGGCCTGGACCTGATGTGTGCCATCGAGGAGCGCGCCGCCGAGCACGGTTACCACCTCGTCGTACGGCGAACCCGCGACAGCCAGCAGGTCGAGGAGGAGGCGATCCGCGCGCTCGGCGGCGGCACCGTGGACGGAATGCTCGTCTTCCCGGTGCACGGGGAGTTCTACAACGCGAGTCTCGTCCGGCTCGTCCTGGACGGCTCCCCGCTGGTGCTGGTGGACCGCTACCTGCCCGGCATCCCGGCGTGCGCGGTGTGCACCGACAACGCGGCCGCGTGCCGGGTGCTGACGGAGTACGTCCTGGACCGGGGGCACACCGAGGTCGCGTTCGTGTCGCCACCGGTCGAGAACACCACCAGCATCGAGGAACGCATCCAGGGTTACCGATCCGCGTTGCGCGAGCGCGGTGTCCCGGCCGCCGGCGAGCGCTGTTTCACCGGCCTGCAGAGCACCCTGCCCGAGCCCGGCTCGGACAGCGAGGCGGGCTCGGACCGGGCCGCGATCCGCGCGTTCCTCGACCGCGAACCGGCCGTCACGGGGTTCGTCGTCTGTGAGTACAACCTCGCGGTCCTGTTGCGGGAGGTGCTGGCGGAGGTGGGCCGGTGGGATCCGGCCCGCTACCTGGTCGCCTGTTTCGACTCGCCCTGGTCGCGGGCGGCCGCGGCCTCGTTCCCGCACATCAGGCAGGGCCAGCAGGAGATGGGGCGGCGAGCCGTCGACCTCCTGGTCGCCCAGCTGAACGGTGAGGACGTTCCCCGCCGCTCCACCGTCCCGTTCGAGCTCGTGGTTCCATAACGGCCTGGGCCGAATCTGTACACATCGCTTGAAGTCCGGTGTGACAACCCGGAGCATCGATTCGTCACCAACGCTTCCCTGGGGGAGAACGGATGCACGACGAACGCTCCACGCACCCTGACCGGCGGACCCTGCTGAAGGCGATGGGGGCGGGCGCGCTCGCCGCCACCGCGCCGATCGCCGGAGCCGTCCCGGCCGCGGCCGCCACCGCCACCGGCGCGACACCGGTGAGCCGGACGGCGACGGGGGCGGCCGGTACGGCACCCGCGATCACCCCGGACGAACTCGCCCATCTGCCGCTGGTCGGTGGCAGGGAGTTCCCGATCGGCCTGTGGTGGCCGCCGCCTCCGCTGCAGACCACGCTCCCGCGCTACCGGGAGATCAAGGACGCGGGATTCACCTACACCCACAGCAACAACTACCTCTGGGCCGACGCCTACATCCAGAAGTACGCGATGAGCATCGCCGACCAGGTGGGTCTCACTGTCGTCGTCGACGACCCGACCGTGCGGTGGATGCGCAACGACTTCCGCATCTCCACCGAGGGTGGCGACTTCACGCTCACCCCGGAGCAGGCGAAGACGAAGCTGAAGCAGGTGCTGGACACCTACCGTCCGCGCAGCTTCTGGGAGATCCGGGACGGCGGCTGCTGCAGAACGGCGGCACCGGCAACGGCAGCACAGGGCTGTCCCGCGACGGTGCGGACTGGACGGACTACACGTTCGCGTTCGACGTCGCGCCCCGGCAGACCGGTGGCGGCGGGAAGTACGCCCAGGCAGGGTGGGCGTTCCGCGCGCGGGACGAGGGCAACGCCTACGTCTGGCTGTTGTCCAACTCCGGCTACACCACACCGGCAGCACCCGGCTACCTGGTCAAGGTGCTGTTCGTGAACGGCAGCCCTGCCTGGGTTCGCCCCGTACCACTCACGTTCGCGGTCACCGACGGCACGTGGTACCACGTGGAGACGAAGGTCGCCGGCGGCACCATCACGACCTCGATCAACGGCACCGTGGTCGACACCACGACCGACGCCACGTACGCCCGCGGCCGGGTCGGCTTCCGCGAGGCCGGTCCGGAGTCGGCGCTGTTCGACAACGTGAAGGTCACCACTGCCGATGGCAAGGTGGTGTTGACAGACGACTTCTCCGGCAACCTCGAAGCCTGGAAAGCGCCGAACGCGGGCGGCTCACCGGCGTTCGCCGGACTCGACATCTACGACGAGCCCTCGCCGGACAGGTTCGAGACCCTCGCCCACCTGGTGCGGATCATGAGGGAGCTCGACCCGAACGCCCTTCCGTACATCAACCTGCTGCCCTCCAACGACCAGAACTACGTGCGGCAGTTCGTCGATGTCGTCAAGCCGGTGTTGCTCTCCTACGACCGCTACCCGCTGATGGCCGACGGCACCGACGACCCGGGCTACTTCCTCAACTGGAAGATCGTCCGCGAGGAGGGCCTGCGGGCCGGTCTGCCGACGTGGATCTTCATCCAGACCGGCGCGTACGGCAACCGCCGTCAGCCCACCGCGGCCGAGTTGCTGTGGCAGGTCAACGTCAGCCTCGCCTACGGCGCGAAGGGCATCCAGTACTTCACCTACTGGACGCCGGACCCGGCACGCGGCGAGGGCTTCCAGCCGGCGCTGATCACCGTCGACGGCAAGCGCACCGACCGGTACGACGCGGCGAAGAACATCAACGTGTACTGGCTCGCCCCGGTCGGGCGCGAGCTCAAGCCGCTGGTGTCGGAGTCGGTGACCCACGCCCACGACGACCCGCTGCCGGCCGGCGCGACCGCGTGGACGCCGGACGAGGTGGTGACGTCGGTGACCGGCGACGCGGTTGTCCTGGGGAGGTTCGTCGACGCCGAGCGGTCCGGCACCCGCTGGCTGCTGATCGCCAACCGTTCGCACTCCGAGCGGTGTGTGAGCCAGGTCGAGCTCGACCCGGCGACGGTTGGGAAGGTCGCGAGGTTCGACCCCAGGACCGGGACGTACGTCAGCCAGGATCGGCTGCGGCTGACCGCGAACCTGGACGCCGGCGCGGCGGTTCTCTACCGGCTCCAGCCCGCTGCCCGGTAACCAGCGCTCAGGCTTCGTGGAAGGGGAGCACGCCGGTGCGTTCGTGCCAGTGCCGCCCGGCCCGCAGGTGAGCGACGTAGGCGCGCTGCAGGGTGGAGTCCTGCGGGAGTTCGGCGAGCAGGTCGGCGGTGATCTCTTTCCCGGGCGCGGAGCGTTCGAAGACGTAGCCGAGCACCACGTGGTCGGCGTCGCCCACATCGGTCGCGGGGAGGAACGGCAACAGGTCGAACCGTTGCTGGAAGCGCACGATGTTCGAGGCCTCGGGGAGGTACTCGGCCAGCTGCGGGTCGAGCAGCCAGGACCGGCAGGTGAAGAACGCCACCGGCTCCTCGGGGAAGTAGCGCCCGAAGAACTCCCGGGCCTGCGCCATCGACCGGTCACACTCGTCGGCGTCCAGCCGCCCGGTGGCCGGGATGTGCACCGCGACGGCGTACCCGCAGGCGCCGTTGCCGAACGACACCGCCCCGCGGTTGAAGTCCAGCCGACCGAAGGAGAACTGCGCCCCACGCAGGTGGACCTGCGGCGTCCACGTGCCGAACAGGCTCAGCCCACTGTGCCCGGTGAAGGTGCGATGCGCTCGCATGCCCTGGCCGACACCCAGGCTCGCCCAGCTCACCTCCTCGGGGATGCCGCGTTCGGCGTGGTAGGCAAGCACCTTCGGCAGCGCGGCGAGATACAGCCAGACGTACAGGTGCGCACCGACCGGTCCGGTGCTCGCGGGCAGGGCCGGCCACCCGGACAGGCCCTCGATCGGCAGGCACTCGCCGAGGACCGACACCTGGTGGCGGTACATCCGGTCGAGCACCCACCACAGGGCCCGGTGCCGCTCCGGGTCGGGGCGGGCCGCCAAGGTGTCCGCCCGGTCGCGCGGGTCGGCGCCGAGCCGGGTCAGCAGGCGGTCGGCGGTCTCGTCGTCGGGCAGCACCGGGCCGCCGGCACCGGGCAGCGAGCCCGCGTGTTCGGACAGCCACCGGACCGCCTCCGGGGACAGGCCGAGTTCGTCCCGCACGGTGGCGAGGTCCGGGCTGATGACCGGTGTCGAGGTCACGTGTCCTCCCTTGGTCCGGGGTAGGCGGCCTGGTGGTACGTCGGGCAGTGCGCCCGGCGTGCCGGACACGCTACCGTGCCAGGGAGTCCAGCGAAATTCTCGGCGTACGCCGAGAACGCATTGCGGCGTGCCCCTCGGGCAGTGAGGGAGAAACCCTTGCCGGACAAGGCGAAAGTGCTTCTCGACCCGCACTTCCGGACGATGACGGAGATCTTCTCCGCCGCCGACCGCGAGCGCCTGCACGACACCGCCGAGGTGGTGTGGGGGCGCGACGACCCGATGCCGCCCGAGGACGCCCGCGAGGCGCTGGCCGAGGCGACGGCGGTGGTGTGTTCGGAGTGGCGTTACGGGCCGCTGCCCGACGACACTCCCGACCTGCGCGCGGTGATCAGTGTGTCCGGCGCGTTCCCGAACCAGCTGGACTACCAGGCCTGCCGGGAGCGGGGGATCCGCGTACTGTCCGCGGCGCCGGCGTTCGGGCGGCAGGTGGCCGAGCTGGCGCTGGGCCTCGCGCTCGCGTCCTGCCGGGAGATCGCCGCCGGAGACGCCGCGATGCGGGCCGGTGAGGAGCGGTGGCTGCACGCCGGCAACGCGTCCACGTTCATGCTGTACGACCAGCCGGTCGGGTTCGTCGGGTACGGCGCGCTCGCGCGGAGTTTGCAGCCGTTGCTGGCGCCCTTCGGCGTACGGATCAGTGTGTACGACCCGTGGCTGGGCGACGGGTTCCTGCGACGTCAGGGCGTGCGGCCGGTGTCCTTGCCGGAGTTGCTGGAGACGTCGCGGTTCGTCTTCGTGCTGGCCGCGCCGAGCAGTGAGAACCACGCCCTGCTGTCGCGGGAGCTGCTCGAACGCGTGCGGCCGGACGCCGTCGTGGTGCTGGTCAGCCGGGCGCACGTGGTCGACTTCGACGCGCTGACCGAGTTCGTGCTGGCGGGGCGGTTCCGCGCGGCCGTCGACGTGTTCCCGGACGAGCCGCTCGCGGCCGCCCACCCGATCCGCGGGGCGCGCGGGGCGGTGCTGTCCGCGCACCGCGCCGGGTCGGTCCGCGAGGGCATGTGGGACATCGGGCAGATGGTGGTCGACGACCTGGAGGCGATCGTCGCCGGCCTGCCGCCACGCCGGCTGCTGGCCGCGGAGCCCGAGCTCGTCGGCCGGGTGGTCAGGCCCTGAGCACCGGCCATGAACGCCGGCCATGAGCGCCGGCCACGGCCCGAAGCCGGGTCAGGGCCGGAAGCGGTAGCCCCGGCCGGGTTCGGTGATCAGGTGCCGCGGCGCGGCCGGCTGGCGTTCGAGCTTGCGCCGCAGCTGCGCCATGTAGACGCGGAGGTAGTTGGTCTCGGTGGCGTACTCCGGACCCCACACCTCCTGCAGCAGCTGGCGCTGGCCGATCAGCCGGTCGGGGGCGCGCACCAGCGTCTCCAGCAGGTGCCACTCGGTCGGGGTGAGGCGTACCTCCTGGCCGTCGCGGATCACCCGCTTGGCGGCCAGGTCCACGGTGAACGCCTCGGTCGTCACCACCGGCTCCCCGTCCGGTGCGGGCTGCCCCCGGCGGACCGCGGCCCGCAGCCGGGCCAGCAGCTCGTCCATGCCGAATGGTTTCGTCACGTAGTCGTCGGCGCCGGCGTCCAGCGCGGCGACCTTCTCGGTGGAGGAGTGCCGCGCGGACAGGACGAGGATCGGCACCTGCGTCCAGCCGCGCAGGCCGCGGATCACGTCGACGCCGTCCATGTCCGGCAGGCCGAGGTCGAGGACGACCAGCTGCGGGTGACGCCGGGCCGCGACGTCCAGCGCCGCGCGACCCTCGGCCACCACGTCCACGTCGTACTCCCGCGCCCGCAGGTTGATCGCGAGCGCGCGCGCCAGCTGGGGGTCGTCCTCGACGACCAGCAGCCGAACCTTGGCGCTGCTCACGGTGCCGTCCTGTCGTTCCTGTCGGCGTCGGCGGCGTCTTCTGTGGCCCTGGCGCAGGCGGGCAGGGTCAGCACCATCGTGAGCCCGCCGGCCGGGGTGTCCTCCGCGTACAGCGTGCCACCGTTGGCCTCGGCGAACCCGCGCGCCACCGCCAGCCCCAGCCCGACACCGGTGCCGGCGGGTGCGTCACCGAGCCGCTGGAAGGGTTCGAAGATGTGGTCCTTGGCCTCGTCGGGTACGCCGGGCCCGCGGTCGGCTACCCGGATCTCCACCTGGCCGCGCAGGGCGCTGGCGGTCAGCAGGACGGGCTCCCCGGTCGGGTTGTGGCGTACGGCGTTCTCGACGATGTTGGCGACCGCGCGCTCGACCAGCCCGGTGTCCACCCGTACGGCCGGAAGGTCCTCCGGCAAGGCCACCTTGACAGAGTACCGTGGTACGCCGATCAGCGCGGCCGGGACCACCTCGTCCAGGCTCACGTCGCGCAGCATCGGGCGGACCGCCTCTGCCTGGATCCGGCTCATGTCGAGCAGGTTCGCGACCAGCCGGTCCAGCCGGTCGGCGGACTCCTCGATGCCGGCGAGGAGCTCGGCCTGGTCCTCCTCCGACAGTTCGACGTCGGTCTGGCGCAGGCTGCTCACCGCGGCCTTCACCGCCGCCAGCGGGGTACGCAGGTCGTGGGAGACGGCGGCGAGCAGCGCGGTCCGGATCCGGTTGCCCTCGGCCAGCTTGCCGGCCCGGCCGGCCTGTTCGGAAAGGCGCCGGCGTTCCAGGACGACGGCGAGGTACTCGGCGAACGCCTCCAGCACCCGGCGGTCCGAGGCAGGCAGCACCCGCCCGGTCAGGGCCAGCACCAGCGAGTCGGTCACCGCCGCGTCCGCGTCCGCCTGCCCCGGGTCGCGGGCGGGTTCGCTGCCCACGCTGCCCAGCACCTTCCACTGGTCGTCGGCGCCGACTGTGCTGTCGGCGCCGTCAGCGCCATCGGCGGGCCCGCGTTCGAGCAGTGCGGCCGAGGTCATCCCGAACGTCTCCCGCGCCTGCCCCAGCAGGGATTCCAGCGCGTCCGAGCCCCGCAACGCGTTGCCGGCAAGGGTGGACAGCGTCGCCGCCTCGGCCCTGGCCCGGACCGCCTGACTCGCCCGCCGGGCGGCCAGGTCCACGACGATCGCGACCGCGACCGCGATGACCACGAAGATGACCAGCGCGACGACGTTCTGCGTCTCGTTGATGGTGAGGGTGTGCAGCGGCGGGGTGAAGAAGTAGTTCAGCAGCAGCGACCCCATCACCGCCGCCACCGCCGCGGGCGCGATCCCGCCGACAAGGGCGTTGGCCACCGCGAGGGCGAGGAAGCACAGCACCTCGATGGTCAACGTGTGCGCGTCCCGGGTCGCAGCCAGCAGCAGGGTCAGCACCGGCGGCCCGACCAGCGCCAGGATCCAGCTGCCGACGATCCGCCGCCTGCTCAGTGGCGTACGCGGCGTCTGCAACCGGCCCTTGCCGATCTGCTCGTGGGTGACCAGGTGGACGTCGATGTCGCCCGACCTCGGGGTCAGCAACGTCGCCACGTCGGGCCGGAACAGGTGCTGGAAACGGTTACGTCTGCTGCTGCCGAGCACGAGCTGGGTGGCGTTCACTCCGGAGGCGAAGTCGAGCAGCGCGGTGGGCACGTCGTCGCCGACCACCTGGTGGTACGTGCCGCCCAGGCTCTCCACCAGGGTGCGCAGCCGGCCGAGAGTCTGTGGTGACGCGGCGGCCAGGCCGTCGCCGGTGACGACGTGCACGGCGAGCAGCTCGCCGCCGGCGCCGCGCGCGGCGATCCGCGCCGCCCGCCGGAGCACCGTCTCACCCTCGGGCCCACCGGTGAGCGCGACCACGACGCGTTCGCGGGCCGGCCACGCGGCGGTGATGTCGTGCGCGGCGCGGTAGCGGGACAGCCCCTCGTCCACCCGGTCGGCCAGCCACAGCAGCGCGAGCTCCCGCAGCGCGGTGAGGTTGCCGGCGCGGAAGTAGTTGGCGAGGGCCGCGTCGATCTTCTCCGGCGGGTAGACGTTGCCGTGCGCGAGGCGGCGGCGCAGCGATTCCGGTGCCATGTCCCGCAGCTCGATCTGGTCCGCGCGCCGGACCACCTCGTCCGGGATCGTCTCCCGCTGCTTCACTCCGGTGATCGCCTCGACCACGTCGTTGAGGGACTCCAGGTGCTGGATGTTGACCGTGGTGATCACGTCGATGCCCGCGTCCAGCAGTTCCTCGACGTCCTGCCAGCGCTTGGCGTTGCGGGAGCCGGGGACGTTGGTGTGCGCGATCTCGTCCACCAGCACCTGCTCGGGCCGGCGGTGGAGGATCGCGTCCACGTCCATCTCGGTGAACGTCCCGCCGCGGTACTCGACCGTGCGCCGCGGCACGACCTCCAGCCCGGCGACGAGCTGCTCGGTCAGGATCCGCCCGTGGCACTCGACGTAGCCGACCACCACGTCCGTGCCACGGTCGGCACGCCGGTGTCCCTCACCGAGCATGGCGTACGTCTTGCCCACCCCGGGCGCCGCGCCGAGGTAGACCCTGAACTTTCCCCGCGCCATCGGCTACCGCGTTGCCTGCTGGTCGTGCTGGACGAGCGCACGCAAGGCGAGGTTGACGCCCACCACGTTGACGCCGGGTTCGCCGAGGAAGCCCAGCGAGGGCCGATCGGTGTTCTGGTCCACCAGCTTGTGCACCTGGCTCGGCGTGAGCCCGTTGGCGCGGGCCACCCGGTCCAGCTGGATTCGTGCGTACGCCGGGGAGATGTGCGGGTCGAGGCCGCTGGCACTGGCGGTCACCGCGTCCGGGGGCACCGCCGAGAGGGCGACGCCGTTCTCCTTCGCCACCTGGGCCCTGCGTTCGCGGACCAGCTTCACCAGCGCGGGGTTGGTGGGGCCGAGGTTGGAGCCGTAGCTGTTCATCGCGTCGTACGGAGTGTCCCCGGTGGCCGACGGGCGGGAGTGGAACCAGCGCGGTCCGGTGAACTCCTGCCCGATCAGGCGGGAGCCGACGACCTGGCCGTCGCGGTGGACGAGCGAGCCGGCCGCCTGGTCGCGGAAACCGACCTGTCCGACACCCCACACGGCCAGCGGATAGAGCACGCCGGTGATCACGGTCAGCACGAGCAGCGCCCGAAGTGCGGGGCCCAACTGACGGATGGTTGCGTCCACGGGGTCACCCAATCCCTGGTATGAGTGAGATGAGCATGTCGATCGCCTTGATCCCGATGAACGGCACCACGATTCCGCCGAGGCCGTAGACCCACAGGTTACGACGCAACATGGCCGAGGCGGAGGTGGGCCGGTAGCGCACACCCCGCAGCGCCAGCGGGATCAGGACCACGATGATCAGCGCGTTGAAGATCACCGCCGAGAGGATC
This Actinopolymorpha cephalotaxi DNA region includes the following protein-coding sequences:
- a CDS encoding sensor histidine kinase — translated: MARGKFRVYLGAAPGVGKTYAMLGEGHRRADRGTDVVVGYVECHGRILTEQLVAGLEVVPRRTVEYRGGTFTEMDVDAILHRRPEQVLVDEIAHTNVPGSRNAKRWQDVEELLDAGIDVITTVNIQHLESLNDVVEAITGVKQRETIPDEVVRRADQIELRDMAPESLRRRLAHGNVYPPEKIDAALANYFRAGNLTALRELALLWLADRVDEGLSRYRAAHDITAAWPARERVVVALTGGPEGETVLRRAARIAARGAGGELLAVHVVTGDGLAAASPQTLGRLRTLVESLGGTYHQVVGDDVPTALLDFASGVNATQLVLGSSRRNRFQHLFRPDVATLLTPRSGDIDVHLVTHEQIGKGRLQTPRTPLSRRRIVGSWILALVGPPVLTLLLAATRDAHTLTIEVLCFLALAVANALVGGIAPAAVAAVMGSLLLNYFFTPPLHTLTINETQNVVALVIFVVIAVAVAIVVDLAARRASQAVRARAEAATLSTLAGNALRGSDALESLLGQARETFGMTSAALLERGPADGADGADSTVGADDQWKVLGSVGSEPARDPGQADADAAVTDSLVLALTGRVLPASDRRVLEAFAEYLAVVLERRRLSEQAGRAGKLAEGNRIRTALLAAVSHDLRTPLAAVKAAVSSLRQTDVELSEEDQAELLAGIEESADRLDRLVANLLDMSRIQAEAVRPMLRDVSLDEVVPAALIGVPRYSVKVALPEDLPAVRVDTGLVERAVANIVENAVRHNPTGEPVLLTASALRGQVEIRVADRGPGVPDEAKDHIFEPFQRLGDAPAGTGVGLGLAVARGFAEANGGTLYAEDTPAGGLTMVLTLPACARATEDAADADRNDRTAP
- a CDS encoding GntR family transcriptional regulator → MPEHFLYERLYDFVLEEIAESRLRPGDRVPSETELAERFGVSRITSKRALRMLADAGVVERQRGRGSFVSVDARGVKAVRVAETPAAPAVRERAGGTGCLALLLPDASETYGLDLMCAIEERAAEHGYHLVVRRTRDSQQVEEEAIRALGGGTVDGMLVFPVHGEFYNASLVRLVLDGSPLVLVDRYLPGIPACAVCTDNAAACRVLTEYVLDRGHTEVAFVSPPVENTTSIEERIQGYRSALRERGVPAAGERCFTGLQSTLPEPGSDSEAGSDRAAIRAFLDREPAVTGFVVCEYNLAVLLREVLAEVGRWDPARYLVACFDSPWSRAAAASFPHIRQGQQEMGRRAVDLLVAQLNGEDVPRRSTVPFELVVP
- a CDS encoding NAD(P)-dependent oxidoreductase encodes the protein MPDKAKVLLDPHFRTMTEIFSAADRERLHDTAEVVWGRDDPMPPEDAREALAEATAVVCSEWRYGPLPDDTPDLRAVISVSGAFPNQLDYQACRERGIRVLSAAPAFGRQVAELALGLALASCREIAAGDAAMRAGEERWLHAGNASTFMLYDQPVGFVGYGALARSLQPLLAPFGVRISVYDPWLGDGFLRRQGVRPVSLPELLETSRFVFVLAAPSSENHALLSRELLERVRPDAVVVLVSRAHVVDFDALTEFVLAGRFRAAVDVFPDEPLAAAHPIRGARGAVLSAHRAGSVREGMWDIGQMVVDDLEAIVAGLPPRRLLAAEPELVGRVVRP
- a CDS encoding glycoside hydrolase family 76 protein, with translation MTQHFSAPSRRAVLLGGVAAATTAAVGAVSTPAYADTISTATLSRYARRAQASYTALQKYFYDPTNSLYLEEYPHAGGNAYSYVWPFSQAMVATQDMAGLPGVGARYAADVRDRFAAVEKYWNDQTDPPGYDSYLRPPLGQGGDKFYDDNEWIGLADLQRHLMTAGGHAPSLRRAAQIFDLVVFGWDDDPTHPCPGGVFWTQAPWSQDRNTVSNAPGAEVGLHLYLATKQPRYLEWSTRMYDWTRTYMLAPNGLYWDHVDLAGNIQKTQWSYNQGVMIGAGALLYRATGNRAYLDQAADTATKALAFYAENERYFTQPARFHAIFFANLLQLSTLRPDPAYRQAMQWYADQSYARFRDAGTGLYRFDGANPVTLLEQSGMVRIEAMLGWSPTDYRKLT
- a CDS encoding acyltransferase domain-containing protein, which encodes MTSTPVISPDLATVRDELGLSPEAVRWLSEHAGSLPGAGGPVLPDDETADRLLTRLGADPRDRADTLAARPDPERHRALWWVLDRMYRHQVSVLGECLPIEGLSGWPALPASTGPVGAHLYVWLYLAALPKVLAYHAERGIPEEVSWASLGVGQGMRAHRTFTGHSGLSLFGTWTPQVHLRGAQFSFGRLDFNRGAVSFGNGACGYAVAVHIPATGRLDADECDRSMAQAREFFGRYFPEEPVAFFTCRSWLLDPQLAEYLPEASNIVRFQQRFDLLPFLPATDVGDADHVVLGYVFERSAPGKEITADLLAELPQDSTLQRAYVAHLRAGRHWHERTGVLPFHEA
- a CDS encoding response regulator; its protein translation is MSSAKVRLLVVEDDPQLARALAINLRAREYDVDVVAEGRAALDVAARRHPQLVVLDLGLPDMDGVDVIRGLRGWTQVPILVLSARHSSTEKVAALDAGADDYVTKPFGMDELLARLRAAVRRGQPAPDGEPVVTTEAFTVDLAAKRVIRDGQEVRLTPTEWHLLETLVRAPDRLIGQRQLLQEVWGPEYATETNYLRVYMAQLRRKLERQPAAPRHLITEPGRGYRFRP
- the kdpC gene encoding potassium-transporting ATPase subunit KdpC; this translates as MDATIRQLGPALRALLVLTVITGVLYPLAVWGVGQVGFRDQAAGSLVHRDGQVVGSRLIGQEFTGPRWFHSRPSATGDTPYDAMNSYGSNLGPTNPALVKLVRERRAQVAKENGVALSAVPPDAVTASASGLDPHISPAYARIQLDRVARANGLTPSQVHKLVDQNTDRPSLGFLGEPGVNVVGVNLALRALVQHDQQATR